CGCTGGAACCAATCTCTCGGCCTTACTCCCTAGGTTTTGCACCATCCGCCGAGGAGCCTATGTGTGTGCAGCTATTGGCCTCGCGATGTGCCCGGTATGCATCTTCACCGTCTCTCTTGACTCATATTATGATTTCAAATTCCATTCGCCCCTCCCTTGGATTACACCAGATCACTGACAAACCTTATAGTGGAACCTGGTAGCTTCCTCCAACAAATTCACGGTCTACCTGTCATCCTATTCGGTATTCCTATCTTCGATCGCCGGGGTCATGATCAGCGACTACTACCTGGCCCGTCGAGGCTACCTCGAACTCCAAGCTCTCTATAGTGCAGAAAGAAACGGCCCGTATTATGGAACCTGGGGTGTCTCCTGGAGGGGCTATACGGCCTACATATGCGGCATCCTAATCAACATCGTTGGGTTTGCTGGCGCCGTTGGTGCAAAGGTACCGGTGGCCGCGGAATACATCTACAACATCAATTATCTGTCAGGATTCCTGGTGGCTGCTGCGATATATTGGGCCTTGGCCAAGGCGTTCCCCATTCCATGCACCAGTGAGACATGGAACGAGGTGCCATATTTAGGAGAGGCTATGCATGCTGATGGAAAGGTTATCGCAGAGGCGACAGAGGTGGAGGATGTAAAAGCAAAAGTGTAGGACGCCTCGCCACATGGTGCCGGTGGATTATGGTTTTAGCCATTCGCCGTCCACTGTGGTTGCTGGACTGGTATCTGGACCATTGTATGTGATGATCTTGGAAATATGATGTGGCACTCGCCTCGGTGCTCGTTGAGAACTCTCGATGGGCGCATCGATCTCAGTCTTGGGTGGAGTCTGTGCGCATACTCTTGTGAGATATCAGCTTGTTATTGTGGCATGCAGTCACAGCAAAGAATGAATGATTACCATACTTTATCCCTTCGTGTCCGAGCTTCCAGCATCTGTCGGCATGATGTCGTACTCCTTGGCTGACTGGCACCCTGCAAAGTAACTAGGACGTCGCTTTGCAAAACATTCCAGCCCTGGCTTGTAGATTTCGAGGCTTCGCAAAAGTCAGTAATGTATTGAACCCTGGAGAGCCATCACGTCTTACCCGTTTTCGATCAGCACTGGTCTTATGACGATGTACTGGCGGTCGAGGCTGTAAGGTATGGTAAATACTGTGCATCCACACCTCTTGCAGAAATGCTTTTCCTTCGCACGACCGCTTATAGTGCCCTCTGTGATCGTGTAGCAGGTAAGGAGAACGTCCGGATCGTGAATGGTGACGTTGGACGAGGCATAGCTTGCTGTCTGCAGCCGTAAGCATAGGATACGCAGCCTCAGGTAGAAGGGGGGTTTGCAATTGAAAGATGCAATAACCATATCGTCCACTCACAATCTGACAGGGTCCCCCGGCTCCAATCGCACAGTCACTGCAATAGCAGCAGAACACATCCTCCGGGGGACCTTTAACGGTGAACCCGACTCCTTTACAAATACACACTCCGGTGTGGATCATGGTGTGTTCTTCTTCGCATGCAGACATCGTACTGGGGTAGATGGAGAACGAAGTAATGAGGTGTTTAACTCATGTAGAGGTACATTATAATCACCATGGCATAGAGTAATCCTTCAAATTATCGCAAATGGTCATCCCACCGGAGCTGTTGAGAACTTTAATGGGCTCAACGCATGGATAAGTGTTAGACTTTTTGGTTCCACTCTCTTCCATCCATAAGGTGCGAAAGTGCTCTCATTTTGGTTTCCTCTTTCGGACGGATTAGGGTGAACTATGTCGGGCTAAAGTTAGACTAAATAGTAGTGGGTTTGGAGAAGTTATCGCCGAAGATAAGGAAGACCCGTGTGGTTCAAACGCGGGGTAACAGGTGACGTTCTCCACACTCTAGCCCTAAGCGACATCTACAACATGCCTGTTGCTCAACATCGGAAGCGGGGATGCAAAGTGGCCTCAACAACAGAGTTGCGGGGGAGAATCGCCAAGGCATTTAGATCTTGCGCAATCTGTTGTTGAGGCAATTGATTGCCGGGTCTCTTTTCGTATCAGAGCCATGGGAGCCAAGGGAGCCAAGGTAGTATACAGATAGATCGGCAGTCATGACGTCGCGGAAGTGACCCTGAAGCGATGAGGCCCAAAGCGGGAGCAGAGTATTTAATCTCCAGGTTTCTATCTACAATCCTCCTAAGAACCGGACTCATCGCTGATATGCAACCGATTGCTGGGTTGTTAACTTGTATTCTTTCGACCTCCCCCTGCCCAGTGCGACAACCAACGTACATACACGATGGAAGCGGATCTTGActtgaagatgaaggaggacCCACAGCTGGCCGAGACGAATGTCCAAGACGGCCAAATTGATAGTGGGGAAGGTCTTCAACGACGACTCGAAAACCGACATGTTCAACTGATCGCCATTGGAGGCTCCATCGGAACGGCCCTGTTCGTCACTATCGGCAATGGCCTCGCGGCGGGTGGCCCAGCCAGTCTGCTCATTGCCTACGTTCTGTATTGTGGAGTACTCGCGTGTATCAACAATTGTCTCTCGGAAATGATAGTCCTGCATCCTGTGTCGGGTGGCTTCATCCGTCTCGCTGGCAAGTGGGTGGATGACGCCCTCGGTTTCATGGTCGGGTGGAATTTCTTCCTCTACGAAGCTCTCATGATCCCCTTCGAGATAACCGCCATCAACCTGATCCTAAGCTATTGGAGAGACGATATTCCGGTCGCCGCCGTCTGTGCGGCGTGTATAGTTCTTTTTGCGTATGACCCCAGAGCGACTACCCTCTTCCTGCCCGGCCTTTCCACACTCCCCCAAAGCGACTTTTGTAACATATTCTGCCAAACATACTCCCCTGTGTGATGTTTATTGGGTTACTGGCCCCACTGAGAACCCAAGCTGAACATTCAATAGTGCTATCAATGCTCTCGCCGTCGCGGCGTACGGAGAGGCCGAGTTCTGGCTCTCCTCCGGGAAGGTCTTACTGATCTTCTTGCTATTTTTCTTTACCTTCGTTACCATGGTTGGTGGTAACCCGGCTCACGATGCGTACGGTTTTCGTTATTGGAGCGATCCAGGTCCCTTTGCCGAGCATCGAACTGCCGGTAGTCTAGGTCGTTTTGAGGGCTTCCTGGCTGCCGTTTGGTCTGCTGCTTTCTGCATTGTTGGGCCCGAGTATATAGCAATGGCCGCTGCCGAGGCCAAACGCCCTCGGATCTTTGTGAAGGCGGCCTTTAAAACCATCTATTGGCGGTTTGGTTTATTCTTTGCTCTCGGTGCCCTGTGTGTCGGTATCGTGCTTCCGTGGAACGACCCGACTCTGCAAGCTATTCTTGCTGGTGAGAGCAGTGAGAAAGGAGGTGGCGCTTCTCCCTATGTCATCGCCATGTCGAATTTAAAAATCCGCATCTTGCCCGACCTCGTCAATGCCCTACTTATCACGTCGGTATTCTCTGCGGGCAATACCCTCACATACTGCGCCACTCGTTCCCTCTACGGTATGGCCCTCGACGGCCGAGCACCTAAAGTCTTGAGCAAGACGAAGAACGGTGTCCCTATTTACGctttcctcatcgtcatctgcTTTCCATTCCTGTCTTTCCTGCAGCTATCCGACAACTCGTCACAAGTGTTAACATGGTTAGTCAACTTGGTTACGGCCGGTGCCCTCATTGACTATCTAGTCATATGTATCACGTACATCCAGTTCCACCGAGCATGCAAAGCACAAGGCATTGACCGAAAGACCTTCCCGTACTACGGCTACTTTCAGCCGTACTGCTCCTACATCGGTGCGGTATGTATGGTCCTGGTCTTGCTCTTCTACGGGTATACCGCGTTCGCGCCGTGGAGTGTGGAGGTTTTCTTCCAGAATTATACCATGCAGCTTATCGCCCCCATTCTGTATTTCGGTTGGAAACTCGCTCACCGGACGAAAATACTCAAACCAAGGGATATCGACTTAGTATGGGATCGACCCATTGTGGACTCGTACGAAGCGACGTTCACCAGTCCCGCCCCAGGGTTCTGGACGGAAATGATTCAAATGTTTGGGTTTAAGCGGCAGCAGGCAGAGCAAGTTGATGCTTGAGAGCTGCGCTTACTGAGCTGGGGTTCCTAGTGTGACTACGGGATGGGTCTGGAGTGTTTATCCTGTATGAAATCGGCCCTCTTGTTTACCTAGAATAGAATGTTATATTTCATTGAACTATAAAGACACAGTATTCGAAACTTAAGATTGATAGTTCCTTCAGCTGAACTTATTTCGAAATTGTCGCCATGCAGAGACCATCTGAGCAGTTAACAAGATCATCGAGCATGGTATCTTGAGCCTGAGAGGCATAACCCTAAGGAGCGATACTTCAGTATGTCCAGTATATACTTAAAGATGATCGGCCTGGTATGGCTACAATGGGAAGGCGGTCATGGCTAAACAAGATCGACATATCTCATAAGCATTCAACTTCAAGCAATTAAGCGTCCTTGCCATCACTAGAATCAGTATCTTGACTCCTAGTCACTGACTGTAAATACACCGACTCGTTCACCAATGATGTCTCCATGTCCTCCCTTCCGGGTGGGCCCGAACGCTCTCCGCCTTTCCCCGACCCACCAGCTCCAGCTGCTGGCGGGAAAATGCGACCGTCCAACAACTTCCAGAAAAAAAGTGCGACCACTACCAGCAGCACAATTCTTCCGCCATGGGGCTGGCACGCCATAAGACGGCGGTCTCGCGGATCGCGAACAGTATCCGGGGCTTCTACGAACGCAAGGAACCCTTCCGAATCAACCACGGCTCGACCAACAGCACGCGACCGATCCGCCGAGACCGCGAAGTCGACATTGGCGACCTCCGCAATGTGTTACACGTTGATCCTACCACGCGAAGGGCGCTCGTCGAGCCCAATGTCCCGATGGACCGACTGGTGGAAGCCACCATGAAATACGGACTGGTACCGCCGGTCGTGATGGAATTCCCAGGGATCACCGCAGGCGGCGGCTTTGCGGGCACGGCCGGAGAAAGTTCCAGCTTCAAATACGGGTTCTTTGACAAGACGATCCATTCAGTGGAGATGGTCCTGGCGGATGGCAGTGTGGTAAAGGCGTCGGAGAGTGAAAATGCGGATCTCTTTCACGGCGCCGCCGGTGCGGTAGGCAGTTTAGGCGTCACGACCCTGATCGAGCTGCAGTTGATCGAGGCAAAGAAGTTCGTCAAGGCCACATACCATCCACAGCGGAGTATCAGGGACTCGGTACATTCAGTACACGAACATACGTTGAACGACCGGAATGATTATGTCGATGGGATCGTCTACGGGCCGGAACACGGAGTAGTGGTCGCGGGTGAGATGACCGACGAGTTGCCCTCGGCGGCCCAGGTGCAGACGTTCAGTCATGCCTGGGACCCGTGGTACTATCTCCATGTGCAGGAGAAGACGCGAGCGACGCAGGGCCCCGTCTCAGATTACATTCCACTAGCCGAGTATCTTTTCCGCTACGATCGGGCCGGCTTCTGGGTGGGACGGTCGGCCTTCCACTACTTCCATTTCCCCTTCAATCGACTCACGCGCTGGTGGCTGGATGACTTCTTACATACTCGGATGCTGTACAAGGCGCTGCATGCCAGTGGGGAGTCGAGTCGGTATATGATCCAGGATCTGGCGCTGCCATACTCCACGGCCGAGTCCTTTATCGATTACACAAGCGAGAAGTTGGGCATTTGGCCCTTGTGGCTCTGTCCGCTAAAGCAAAGTCCCGCGCCGACATTCCATCCGCATGAGACCACGGTGAAGAGTGAAGGCTTCACGCCTGGCCAGATGCTGAACATTGGTGTATGGGGATTCGGACCCAAGGATCCGGATACATTTGTCGCCGCGAATCGGGACCTGGAGCGGCGATTACGGGAGTTGGGCGGCATGAAGTGGTTCTATGCCCACACATACTATAGCCAGGAGGAGTTTTGGAAGATCTACGATCGCGACTGGTACGATGGCTTGCGACGGAAGTACAACGCGGAAACCCTGCCCAGTGTGTATGATAAGGTGCGCATCGACGTCGAGGCCGATCGGAAGGAGCGCAGCGAGTCGTGGAGTCGCAAACTGCGCGACATTTGGCCCCTGGGTGGGCTTTGGGGAATTCGCAAGGCAATTCAGAGCAAGGACTATTTCATCCACCGAAACTCGGAGTGGAAATGGAAATAAATCATGTATTATATGTAATATAGACCAGCGATCCACCATGTATTAATTCGATAGACCCGTTTGATAGACGGAGACAAAAGCCTGGCAAATACCCATATCGCATTTACCTGCACGTCTTCCCCTTGGCAAGGCCGTGTGGACATAGATATAGAAGGATATCTGTGACCTTGATTGTGCTATAGAATCCATCCTCGCACCTGTTGGTTTGTAAGTGTCGGTGTTGCTTCCCTGTTTTTTCGATCTTATGCTGACCACCATTCCTAGAAAGTGATATCCAAGGAAATCTGACGCGGGCCAGTGGGTCTACAGTCCTGTTCCATACCAATAACATGCACTATTTCTATACCAATTTTGGACCCCACGTATTCTCTACGCTTATAAATTCCAACGTGGAAAGGTAGATGATGCTCCGTGCCGTGCCAGTCTTGAGACTGTCCTCCCCCAACCGATTTGTTTCCTCTTGCTTTCCACAAACTGCTTTCACCCAACATGGCCCTCGAAAAGGACGTGGTGGTCGTTACTGGCTGTGGAGGCATGGGCATTGCCATTGCACGCCGCGTGGGCAGCGGCTCCCTTATCATCCTGGCCGACTACTCACAAACTATGCTGGAGAGGGCGGTCCACGCCCTTCGCGAAGAAGGCCACAACGTGGAAGGTGTTCAGACAGACGTGGCTGACATCAGCGCGGTCAAGAAGCTCGCGTTACACGCCGCTGGGCTTGGCTCGATAAGGGTGGTCGTCCATACAGCTGGCGTGGCCATGAATCAAGCTCCTCCCAGCCGAATCTATCACGTTAACCTACTTGGCACGGCGAATCTGATCGAGGCCTTCTACCCCTTAGCGACAGCCGGTACTTCTCTAGTCGCCATATCCAGCGCAGCCGGGCACCGCATTCAGGGCTCCCTCTCCCCGGGTTTCGAACGACACCTTGCGACTGCCCCATTGCAAACTTTGCTGCAGCATCCCGACTTCCCTGCAGGAGCTTTCGACTCCGTGGCTGAGAGTACAGACCAGCGTTCCCGCACGAGTGCCTACGCGGTCTCAAAGCGAGCAAATATCCTGCGCGTCCAGGCGTCTGCGCCCTTGTGGGCAAGCAAAGGTGCCAGGATCAATTCGGTTAGTCCTGGGGTGGTGTTATCCAACATGATGAAAGAGGAGCTGCAGGGGCCTGCGGCGTCTATGCTTCGGGAGTCTATTGACCGAACGCCTGCTGGGAGGATGGGAACGACGGCCGACATTGCGAATGCGGTAGCATTCCTGTGTTCCAGCGATGCGGTGTTTGTCACGGGAAGCGATCTATTGGTTGATGGAGGATTGACGGGGTTAAATCTTTGGGGTAATGGGGGTTTGGACTCGTCTCCTAAGTCTAACATATAGTAGTAGCTAGATGCCCAGCCCGCAGTAGTCATTTATGTTCTATTATACCAGCCTACGCAAGCCTATGCCTGTAGGAAATCGTCTCTCCTACCTACTGGAAAATGTGTTCAATAGTCAGCACTGACGTGGAGGAAAATTGCAGGATTTACTATGAGCCAGTGCACAACAGGCTAGATTGTGTTCAGGTCTAGagtggttgatgatgaatcAGAAGTCAACACCAGAGAGAAGcccgttgaagaagaagagaaagacgaatGAAGGATAATATAGACCGCCAACTGGGCTACTACTGATGGGTCTATGAACCGTTGAGGTTCGTGTAGCTGGCTGCTTTCACATCCAGCGCATCGGAGACGCAACCTCTTTGATTCTAGCTCTTCACCAAGAAGGCCTCGAGATGCTGCCGACTATCCTGGAGCACGTCATAACGGAAGTTATGCTCCATGAACTCGGATGGCGAGGTAGGCACATCGACACCTTCTGGCATATATTTCTGTGCGTGTTCCCGGATCTTCCACGCTTCGTCCTGTCCAACATTTGATGTGACTTGTATCGCCGACGCGCGCTTGATGCGGACCCGTTCAAATACTGCTAGACGGTCGCGGATCTCATCTGCTGTGGGTTCAGTGGGCAACTGGGTGAAGATCACACTCAATGCACCTGCATCCTCGATAGCCTGGGCACCACCTTGGCCTTGGTCTAAAACACCGGGTTAGAGATGATTTTTCCCCC
This Aspergillus flavus chromosome 1, complete sequence DNA region includes the following protein-coding sequences:
- a CDS encoding Mss4-like protein, whose translation is MSACEEEHTMIHTGVCICKGVGFTVKGPPEDVFCCYCSDCAIGAGGPCQITASYASSNVTIHDPDVLLTCYTITEGTISGRAKEKHFCKRCGCTVFTIPYSLDRQYIVIRPVLIENGLEIYKPGLECFAKRRPSYFAGCQSAKEYDIMPTDAGSSDTKG
- a CDS encoding dehydrogenase with different specificitie (gluconate 5-dehydrogenase, putative), yielding MALEKDVVVVTGCGGMGIAIARRVGSGSLIILADYSQTMLERAVHALREEGHNVEGVQTDVADISAVKKLALHAAGLGSIRVVVHTAGVAMNQAPPSRIYHVNLLGTANLIEAFYPLATAGTSLVAISSAAGHRIQGSLSPGFERHLATAPLQTLLQHPDFPAGAFDSVAESTDQRSRTSAYAVSKRANILRVQASAPLWASKGARINSVSPGVVLSNMMKEELQGPAASMLRESIDRTPAGRMGTTADIANAVAFLCSSDAVFVTGSDLLVDGGLTGLNLWGNGGLDSSPKSNI
- a CDS encoding amino acid transporter codes for the protein MEADLDLKMKEDPQLAETNVQDGQIDSGEGSIGTALFVTIGNGLAAGGPASLLIAYVLYCGVLACINNCLSEMIVLHPVSGGFIRLAGKWVDDALGFMVGWNFFLYEALMIPFEITAINLILSYWRDDIPVAAVCAASTFVTYSAKHTPLAINALAVAAYGEAEFWLSSGKVLLIFLLFFFTFVTMVGGNPAHDAYGFRYWSDPGPFAEHRTAGSLGRFEGFLAAVWSAAFCIVGPEYIAMAAAEAKRPRIFVKAAFKTIYWRFGLFFALGALCVGIVLPWNDPTLQAILAGESSEKGGGASPYVIAMSNLKIRILPDLVNALLITSVFSAGNTLTYCATRSLYGMALDGRAPKVLSKTKNGVPIYAFLIVICFPFLSFLQLSDNSSQVLTWLVNLVTAGALIDYLVICITYIQFHRACKAQGIDRKTFPYYGYFQPYCSYIGAVCMVLVLLFYGYTAFAPWSVEVFFQNYTMQLIAPILYFGWKLAHRTKILKPRDIDLVWDRPIVDSYEATFTSPAPGFWTEMIQMFGFKRQQAEQVDA
- a CDS encoding FAD-binding protein, translating into MGLARHKTAVSRIANSIRGFYERKEPFRINHGSTNSTRPIRRDREVDIGDLRNVLHVDPTTRRALVEPNVPMDRLVEATMKYGLVPPVVMEFPGITAGGGFAGTAGESSSFKYGFFDKTIHSVEMVLADGSVVKASESENADLFHGAAGAVGSLGVTTLIELQLIEAKKFVKATYHPQRSIRDSVHSVHEHTLNDRNDYVDGIVYGPEHGVVVAGEMTDELPSAAQVQTFSHAWDPWYYLHVQEKTRATQGPVSDYIPLAEYLFRYDRAGFWVGRSAFHYFHFPFNRLTRWWLDDFLHTRMLYKALHASGESSRYMIQDLALPYSTAESFIDYTSEKLGIWPLWLCPLKQSPAPTFHPHETTVKSEGFTPGQMLNIGVWGFGPKDPDTFVAANRDLERRLRELGGMKWFYAHTYYSQEEFWKIYDRDWYDGLRRKYNAETLPSVYDKVRIDVEADRKERSESWSRKLRDIWPLGGLWGIRKAIQSKDYFIHRNSEWKWK